GGTCCGGCAGCGCCTGGACGGCCTCCGCGTGCCGGGTGCGCCGGTCCCATTCCTTGATGCGGGCGACGTCGGCGCGCAGGTCCTCGACGGCGCGCGGGTCGGTGTCCAGCTGCGGGTCGTCGCCCTCGACGAGCGCTTGGCGCAGCGCGGGCACGCCCGCCTGCTCGGAGGACGGGTTCGCCGGCCGGGTGTGGTGCGGTTGTTCGGTGAGGTCGGTGATGTTGACCGACATCGCGCGGGCCACGGCCGCGACGAAGGAATGGCTGGCCGCCCGCTCGCCGCGTTCCACCTTGCGCAGCAAGGAATAGGAAACGGCCGCGCGCACCGACAGCGCGCGTTGCGTCACGCCGTGGATCTTGCGCAGTTCGGCGATGCGGGAACCGATCCTGGTTGGATTGTCCGCGTCGCCTCCGTCTCCGGGACCCACCGGGACGAGGCCGTCGGTTTCCGTGCCGTTTTCGTGCGTCATGCTGTCTTCCCCCTCGTACGCCTGGCCCACGAAACCTGATCGGCTGCGGCCGGGCAATCGGAAGTCGTCGGCTGTGGCGATTGTGTGGCACTCCGATATCCGATTTCGGTCCACTGTCAGCTTATGCGATCAGCAGCTGAGAATCGGCGCGCATTCCTCGATTCCCGCCAGGACGGCGTGGGAGAGGAGACGACGAAGGGGGGTGACGCGGAGTCCGCGGTGCGGGCTTACCCGGAGCTGGCGGGTCTGAACGACCTGCGCTCGGCGGGGTGGTCCTTCCGGGCCTTCGCGGACGACGAGGGGGAGATCGGCGGCCTGGTCGGCTGGCGGGACGCCGCGACGTGCATGGACGTCCTGTGGATCTTCGACCAGGACGATTGCCGCGCGGCACGGTTCCTGCCAGCCGCGACGGCGGCTCCTGGGGAGATGGTGTGGAACCGGACGGGGGATCTGGCGACCTGCGTGGCGGCCGTGCTGGGGTTGCCCGGGACGTGACCGGCACGAGCTGAATTCCGAGCTGTGCGAGATGACCCGGCCATGGGGGTGGCCGGGTCATCCGTCGTTCGCGGGCACGGGGGTTCGCGGTGCGTTGTCACGGGCGCTGGAGTTCACTCGTCCGGCCTAGCGAGCGCCGGGTGTGAACGGTTTTCCCGTGGCTATGATCGAGCTCACATGATCGAATTAGCGAGGCTTTTTTGTGCGGCTTCGCGCGCATTGTCGTGAGGTCGGTCTACGTGTCGATGACGTCGTTTCGCGTGCGGGGGCGAGTTGGTTTTGCGGTCGATTTCGCGATGAAGTCGAGTCGGGCGATGGTGGAGTCCCGGAACTCCCATCGGACGATGGATGTCTTCCGGGTGGGATGAAATTGAGAAAGAGAATAGGGGATTCGTTCAGGTTTGGATGAAAAAGTCGTGATCCCGCCTGTCTGAGAACGCCAAGGTGACCGGCGAGTAACGCATTCGAGTCCCACCGGCTCCGGGCGGCCCGAGAGGGCGCCCAGGCGATGCGGCCCCGGTGTCGGTCGTCGTCGGCCGGGGTGGTCGCGCGGCAGGTCGGGGGCGGTGCCGCCCGGCCGTTCGGTCGGCGCGACGACGAGGTTCGGCCGTGCGGCCGAACCGCTCTTCGCCCGATGTGCCCGCCTTTCCCGCGAATCCTCGCGCGGAGTGGTCGAAATCCGGCTCGGGCGCCCGCGTTCGTCACTGCCGGTGATGGTGCGGTGACCGGAGCGGGGCGGCCGTCCCGGATTCCCGGGCGGTCCCGCGGAATCGGGGCCCGGAGCGTCCGGATGGGCGCCTGGCGGGGTGAGCGGGGAGGGTCGTCGCGGTTCTGACCAGGCTGACGATCCTATTTAACCCGGCAGTAGTGAATCGTCGTCGACAAGGCTCCGAAAAACCCCGAGGAATTCATGTTAGCTCGGCTCAGGAGACCGTCCCGCCCCTTGAGTCCCGCGTGTGGTCGGCGTAAGAACGCCGCACCGAGCTGTATCGTGCGCCACAGGGCGGCGGAGTGGCTTGCGGGCGTGCCCGCGAGCTGGAAAGGGAACGGGTCCATTGGTGACTACGAACGGGCACCAGCCTCCGGAGCAGACGGGGACCGGCGCGAGCGGGCCGGGCGCCAACGGCTCCGCGAACTCCCAGCGCACGAACGAGGACACCCCGAACGGCACGACGACGCGCAAGCTCAACCGCGTGGTGATCCGCTTCGCGGGGGACTCCGGCGACGGCATGCAGCTCACCGGCGATCGCTTCACCTCGGAGGCCGCGGCCTTCGGCAACGACCTCGCGACCCTGCCGAACTTCCCGGCCGAGATCCGCGCTCCCGCCGGGACGCTGCCGGGCGTGTCCAGCTTCCAGCTGCACTTCGCCGACTACGACATCCTCACCCCGGGCGACCGGCCGGACGTGCTGGTGGCGATGAACCCCGCCGCGCTGAAGTCCAACCTGGGCGACCTGCCGCACGGCGGCATCCTCATCGTCAACACCGACGAGTTCACCAAGCGCAACCTCACCAAGGTCGGCTACGCGCACAACCCGCTGGAGTCCGGCGAGCTCGAACCGTACGTGGTGCACCACGTCCCGATGGCGGAGCTGACCCGCGGCGCCGCGGAACCCGCCGGCGTCGGGCGCAAGGACGCCGAACGCGCGAAGAACATGTTCGCGCTCGGCCTGCTGTCGTGGATGTACCACCGGCCGACCGAGGGCACCGAGCGCTTCCTGCGGGAGAAGTTCGCGAAGAAGCCCGACATCGCCGAAGCCAACGTGCTCGCGTTCCGCGCGGGCTGGAACTACGGCGAGACCACCGAGGCGTTCGCGGTGACCTACGAGGTCGCGCCCGCGACGCTGCCGAACGGGACCTACCGCCAGATCACCGGCAACGTGGCGCTGGCCTACGGCCTGGTCGCCGCCGGGCAGCGCAGCGGGCTGCCGATGTTCCTGGGCACCTACCCGATCACCCCGGCCTCCGACGTGCTGCACGAGCTGGCCAAGCACAAGAACTTCGGCATCACGACCTTCCAGGCGGAGGACGAGATCGCCGGGGTCGGCGCGGCCCTGGGTGCCGCGTTCGGCGGATCGCTGGGGGTGACCACGACCTCCGGGCCGGGGCTGGCGCTGAAGTCGGAGACGATCGGGCTGGCGGTCACCCTGGAGCTGCCGCTGCTGATCTGCGACATCCAGCGCGGCGGCCCGTCCACCGGGCTGCCCACCAAGACCGAGCAGGCGGACCTGCTGCAGGCGCTCTACGGCCGCAACGGCGAGTCCCCGGTGCCGGTGCTCGCGCCGCAGTCCCCGGCGGACTGCTTCGACGTGGCGCTGGAGGCGGCGCGGATCGCGCTGCGCTACCGCACCCCGGTGCTGCTGCTGTCCGACGGGGCCATCGCCAACGGCTCCGAGCCGTGGCTGATCCCGGACATCACGAAGCTGCCGGACCTGCGGGTGACCTTCGCGACCGAGCCGAACGCGCCGGACGGTTCCGGTGACTTCTGGCCGTACGTGCGGGACCCGGAGACGCTGGCCCGCGAATGGGCGGTGCCGGGCAACCCCGGCACCGAGCACCGGATCGGCGGGCTGGAGAAGGCCGACGGCTCCGGCGCCATCTCCTACGACCCGGACAACCACGACAAGATGGTGCGGCTGCGCCAGGCGAAGATCGACGGCGTCGAGGTGCCCGACCTCGAAGTGGACGACCCGTCCGGGCGGGCCGAGGTGCTGGTGCTGGGCTGGGGCTCGTCCTACGGCCCGATCGGCGCCGCCTGCCGCCGGGTGCGCGGGCAGGGCGTGCCGATCGCGCAGGCACACCTGCGGTACCTGAACCCGATGCCGGGGAATCTCGGCGAGGTGCTGCGGCGTTACGACAAGGTGATCGTGCCGGAGATGAACCTCGGCCAGCTGGCGATGCTGCTGCGGTCCCGCTTCCTGGTGGACGTGCACAGCCACACGAAGGTCGCGGGTCTCCCGTTCCAAGCGGAGGAACTCCAGAACGTGCTCACCGATGTGGTGCAAGGAGTGTCGGCGTGACGACGACGGACCTCGGACTGCCGGAGGTGGGCGGCCTGCACGGCGTGCCCACCAGCGACGAGAAGCAGACCGCGAAGGACTACAAGTCCGACCAGGAAGTGCGCTGGTGCCCCGGTTGCGGCGACTACATCGTGCTCAACGCGGTGCAGAGCTTCCTCCCGACGCTGGGGCTCAAGCGGGAGAACATCGTGTTCATCTCGGGCATCGGCTGCTCCAGCCGGTTCCCGTACTACATGAACACCTACGGGATGCACTCGATCCACGGGCGCGCCCCGGCGATCGCGACGGGACTGGCCACCCAGCGCCCGGACCTGTCGGTGTGGGTGGTCACCGGGGACGGCGACGCGCTGTCCATCGGCGGCAACCACCTGATCCACGCGTTGCGGCGCAACGTGAACCTGAAGATCCTGCTGTTCAACAACCGGATCTACGGCCTGACGAAGGGCCAGTACTCGCCGACCTCCGAGGTCGGCAAGGTCACCAAGTCGACGCCCGCGGGTTCGCTGGACACGCCGTTCAACCCGGTGTCGCTGGCGCTGGGCGCGGAGGCGAGCTTCGTGGCGCGAACGCTGGACTCGGACCGGGCGCACGTGACGGAGACCTTGCAGGCCGCGGCCGAGCACCGGGGCAGCGCGCTGGTGGAGATCTACCAGAACTGCCCGATCTTCAACGACGGCGCGTTCGACGTGCTCAAGGACAAGGACGAGAAGCAGCGCCGCATCATCCCGCTGAGCCACGGCGAACCCATCGTGTTCGGCCCGGAGGGCGAGCAGTCCGCCGTGGTGCGCAACGCGGCCGGTGAGCTGGCGGTGGCGCCGTTCGCCGAGGTGGCCTCCGGCGACGTGGTCGTGCACGACGCGGAACGCGAGGACAGCTCCTTCGCCTACGCGCTGTCCAGGCTGGGAGGGGTGAACCTGGATCCGACCGTGACCGGCGTGTTCCGCTCGGTGTCGCGCCCCACCTACGACGACGCCGCCCGCCAGCAGACGTCGGCGGCGCGGCAGAGCAACCCGCCGGACCTGCAGGGCCTGCTCACGGGCAACGACACCTGGACGATCTGAGCGGCGCGGGCGGGCCGTCGGTGGGCGGCCCGCTCAGTCCCCGGAGGCCCGCCGCTTGCGGGCCACCAGGGAGTCGATCAGCCGGGGCAGGTGCTCGGCGAACAGCCACAGGCTCAGCAGCAGCACCGTCCAGGACGCGCCGAGCGTCCACCCGGCCAGCACGTCGGTGGGGGAGTGCACGCCGAGCATCACCCGGCTGAACCCGGTGATCACGATCGCGAGCACGGCGGCGGTGAACAGGGCGTTGCGGGCCCACCGGGTGCGCAGCAGCCGCAGCGCGAACGCGCCGAGCATGAGGTAGAGCGCGGCGGCGTGCGCCGAATGCCCCGAGGGGAAGCCGAATCCGTCCTCGACGACGACCGCGTCCACCACGAGCGGTCGCGGCCGGGCGATCATGATCTTGATGAGGTACACGGCGAGCCCAGTGCCGGCTGACGACAGCGCCAGCAGCACCAGCGGCGACCACCGGTGCCGGGTGACGCCGATCAGCACGCCGATCGCGAGGCTCAACGGCAGCACCACCAGCACGTCGCCGAGCCAGGTGAGCACCGCCAGCGCCCCCACCAGCAGCCCGGAGCGCAGGCCCAGCGACACCCGCAGCAGGTGCTCGTCGAGGCGGACCAGCGGACCGCCCTGGTAGACCTGCTCGGTGAGCCCGGTGAAGCACCACACGCCCAGCGCGCTCAGCAGCAGGCCCAGCACCACCGGCAGCCACGGGTAGGCGGCGATCAGATCGCGGATTCCGGCCTGCGGCGGCGCGGAGTCGGAGTCCCGGCGCGCACGCGACTCGGGAACGTGCCCGTTCCGGCTCGCGGCGGTGCCGAGGTCGTCGTCCGGGGCCGGGTCGGCGGGCCCGTCCTGGTGTGCTGGTTCTCGACGGGAGGCCGCGGCCACTGTCAACTCCTCGGCGTGCTCGTGGTCCGGTGCGCTGATTCGCCCGATCCTACCGATCGCCCCGAAACGGGCAGTTGATCACCTCTCCGCGGTGCCGTCTCGTGCAACCGGGTTACCCGGGCTCACCCGCGCGACCGGTCCGCGCCGCAGCCCGCCGTGCGACGGTCCGCCGAGGACGTGACCAGAAGGGCGGCCGGTGATGACCCGGACAGCGCAACAGCCCACCCGGCGACGGGTGCCGCAGTCGTTCCCGTACGTGCTGATGTACCACTCGGTGTCCGAGTACACCGACGACCCGTACCTGGTCACGGTGGAACCGGCGCGGTTCGAACGGCAGCTGCGCTGGCTGCGGGCGCGCGGGTGCACCGGGGTGTCGATGCGGGAACTGCTGGCCGCCCGCCGCGCGGGGCGGGGCCGGGGCCTGGTGGGGCTGACCTTCGACGACGCCTACACCGACTTCGCCGACACGGTCCACCCGCTGCTGCGCCGGTACGGCTGGACGGCGACCGTGTTCGTGATCTCCGGGATGATGGGCGGGCACAACGACTGGGACCCGGCGGGCCCGCGCAAATCGCTGATGACAGAGGACGAGGTCGCCAGGGTCGCGGCCGAGGGCATGGAGATCGGCTCGCACAGCGTCGGGCACCGCCGGTTGACGGAGCTGGACCCGGTCGAGCTGGCCGCCGAGGTCGGCAAGAGCCGCCCGGTGCTGCAAGCGCTGTCCGGCCAGCCGGTCAACGGGTTCTGCTACCCGTACGGCGCCGTGGACGCCGCCGCGGTCGGCGCGGTGCGGGAAGCCGGCTACGGCTACGGCTGCGCGATCTGGCGCTGCGAGTTCTCGGGCCCGCACGCGCTGCCGCGCACCTACGTCGGCGATCGGGACGGCGCGCTGCGGCTCGACGCGAAACGCGTCCGGCACGGGCTCACCGCCACCCGCGCGGCGGAGATCCCCGCGCCGAGATTCCTGCGGTTTCGGTAGGGGCGCTACCGCCGTTGGGGGAGCGGTCCTACCGCTGCGCACTGCGATTCTGAAAACCGCGGACGAACAACGGCGACATCGGGCGGGCGGAACGCGGTGGGGGCCGCGACCGCCCGGCCCGACCACGGGACACCGGAACGAGCCGGCGGCGAGAACCGCGCGGCACGGGACACGCGAAACTGGGGGAGGAAACGTGACCCAGCATCACCTCGCGCTGGCGGTCAACGGCCGGGAGCGGCAGTTGTCCGGTCGGCTGGTCGCCTACCAGGACCGGTCCGAGGAGGACGCGGTCCGCCGCGTCTCCGGACTCGGAACCCGCGTGCCGAAGGCCCGGCAGGAGACGGTGGTGATCCTCGGGCTGGGCTACGTGGGCCTGCCGACCGCGTGCGGGCTGGCCGCCCGGCGTTCCAGCGTCGTCGGCGTCGACATCAGCGAAGCGCGGTTGCGGGCAGTGGCCGACGGCGACGTGGACCTGCCCGACGCGGAACGCGCGGTGCTGCACGACGCGCTCGCCGACGGATCGCTGCGCCTGGTCGACGATCCCGAGGCGCTGGCGGAAGCGGACACGGTCGTGGTGTGCGTGCCCACGCCCGTGGACGAGGACCGGGTGCCGGACCTCGCCGCGCTGCGCGGCGCGTGCGCGACGGCGGTGGCGCACGCCCGGCCCGGCCAGACGATCATCCTCACGTCCACGACGTTCGTCGGGACCACGCGGGAACTGCTGGTGGAACCGTTGCGGCGCCGCGGTTTGGGGGTCGGCACCGAGGTGCACGTGGCGTTCAGCCCGGAACGCATCGACCCCGGCAACCACGACCACGTGCAGCGCGACACCCCGCGCATCGTCGGCGGCGTCACGCCGGAGTGCTCGGCGCGGGCGGCGCGGGTGATCGGCGACCTCACGAACTCGGTGTACCTGGTCGGTTCCCCGGAGTCGGCGGAGCTGACCAAGCTGTACGAGAACATCTTCCGCGCCGTGAACCTGGCGCTGGCCAACGAGATCGCCGACATCTGCGGCGCGTTGTCGCTGGACCCGATCGAGGTGACCATCGCGGCGGGCACCAAGCCCTACGGCTTCCTCGGCAGCTTCCCCGGCCCCGGAGTCGGCGGGCACTGCATCCCGTGCGATCCGCACTACCTGCTGTGGCAGCTGCGGGAGAAGGGCGTCGCGGCACCGGTGATCGACCAGGCGATGCGCTCCATCGACCTGCGGCCGGACCAGGTGGTGCGCCGCGCCGAGAGCATGCTGGCAGCCGCCGGGACCGGCGCGATCGGGGCGCGGGTGCTGATGGCGGGGGTGAGCTACAAGGCGGGCGTGCGCGACCTGCGGGAGTCCCCGGCGCTGCCGATCATCGCCGGGCTGACTCGGCTGGGCGTGGACGTGCGCTACCACGACCCGCTGATCGGTGAGGTCGAGCTTCCCGACGGTTCCCGGCTGACCGGTGAGCCGGAACCGCGCGGCGCCGACTGGGACCTGGTCATCGTGCACACGGTGCACCCGGGGTTCGACTACGCGTGGGCGGGCGACTGCCCGCAGGTGCTGGACGCGACGTACCAGTTCGACCTGGCGCCGCACCGCCAGGTCGTGTGAGGCGGGCATGGGACCGGAGCCGGAGGGCATCGACACCGCCACGCCCGCGGTGGTGTTCAAGCTGGACCCGAACGTGCTGCACCACGGCGGGCTCGGGCTGATCCGCAGCCTGGGCCGCGTCGGGGTACCGGTGTACGCGGTGCACGAGGACCCGATGGCGCCCGCCGCGCACTCCCGCTACCTGCGGGGGCGCTGGTGGTGGCGCCCGGAGCTCGCCGACCCGGAGCGGATCAACCTGGGGCTCGCGGCGCTGGCGGAACGGCTCGGCAGGCCCGCGGTGCTGTTCCCGACCGACGACGCCGCCGCGATCCACCTGGCCGAGCACGGCGCCGCGCTGCGGCACTGGTTCCGCTTCCCGGACCCGTCACCGGAGCTGCCCCGGGAGATCGCGGGGAAGTTCACCTTGCAGGACGTGTGCCGGGACCTGGGCGTGCCGACGCCGCGCGCGGAACTCGTGCGCACCAGGGCGGAGGCGGCGGAATTCGCGGCGGAGACGGGTTTTCCGCTGGTGGCGAAGCTCGCGACGCCGTGGACGTCCGGTGGCCGCGCGAAGGTGCGCAGCACGTCGATCCTGCGGTCCCGCGCGGAACTGCTGGAGATCGCCGAGGTCTGCGAATCCCAGGACGCGGGTCTGCTGATGTTGCAGGAGTACGTGCCCGGCGGCAGCGGCAACGACTGGTTCTTCCACGCCTACCGGGGATCCGCCGGGTGCCGCCCCGCGTTCACCGGGGTGAAGCTGCGGTCCTACCCGGCGCACGCCGGGCTCACCACGCTGGGCCGGTGCGCGTCGAACACGGTGCTTCGGGCCCAGGCCTCGGAGTTGTTGCGGCGCTTGGACTTCCGCGGCATCGCGGACCTGGACTTCCGGTTCGACAGCCGCGACGGCACCTACCGGCTGCTGGACTTCAACCCGCGGCTGGGCGCGCAGTTCCGGTTGTTCCGCGACTCCGCGGGCATGGACGTGGCGCTCGCGGCCTATCTGGACCTCACCGGGCAGCCGGTGCCGGAAGGGATTCCCCCTGTGGGGCGCCGATTCCTGGTGGAGAACTACGACCCGATCGGCGCGCTGGGCTACTGGCGCCGCGGCGACCTGGGACTGCTCGGGTGGGCGCGTTCGCTGTGGGGTGTCGACGAGATGGCGTGGTTCGCCCGCGACGACCTCGCGCCCTTCGCGCTGATGTGCGGGTGGATGGGGCGCCGCGCCCTGACGCGGCGGCTCGCTCCGCGCCCGAGCGTGCAAGTGGTGGAACCGCCGCGCTTCCGCGCACGGGCGGAACGGGACGCGAGAACGGGGAATCGGCAGCGGCGACGGTCGCCGTATGCGGTCAAGGAGGGTCACTGATGAACGACACCGTCGACGTCGCCGTCGTGGGCGCCGGTCCGTACGGGCTGTCGCTGGCCGCGCACCTGCGGGCCGGCGGCGTGAGCTACCGGCACTTCGGCATCCCGATGGACCTGTGGCGCAGCAAGATGCCGCGCGGCATGTTCCTGAAATCGCAGGGATTCGCCTCGAACCTGTCCGATCCGGACCGCTCGCACACGCTGCGGAACTTCTGCCAGGAGACCGGCCGCGGCTACGCCGACTACGGCGTGCCGGTGTCCCTGGAGACCTTCACCGCCTACGCCGACTGGTTCCGCGACCAGCGCGGCCTGGACGTGGAGCAGGTGCTGGTCACCGACCTGGACCGGCGGGACGGCGTGTTCGAGCTGGAACTGGCCGACGGGAGCCGGGCCAAGGCCCGCTCCGTGGTGGTCGCCGCGGGCGTCCAGCACTTCGCGCGGACCCCGGAGGTGTTCGCGGACCTGCCGCCGGAGCTGTGCACGCACAGCTCCGAGCACACCGACCTGGCCCGGTTCGACGGCGCCGAGGTGCTGGTGATGGGCGCGGGTCAGTCCGCGTTGGAGTCGGCGGCGCTGCTGCACGAGAACGGCGCCTCGGTGAGGTTGATCGCGCGCGCCAGGGACGTGGCGTGGAACAACAGGCCGCTGCTGCCGGACCGGCCGCTGCTGCGGCGGATGCGGGAGCCGGAGGCGGGGCTCGGCTCGGGCCTGTCGACCTGGTTCTACTCCGAGCACCCCGACCTGTTCCGGCACCTGCCGGAGGGGCAGCGGGTGTTCCGGGCGCGCACGGCGCTCGGCCCGGCCGGGGCGTGGTGGCTGCGCAGTCGCGTGGAGGGCGTCTTCCCGGTGCACGTCGGGCACACCGTCGACTGGGCGAAGACGGTCGGTGAGCAGGTGAAGCTGGGAGTGCGCACCTTCGGCGGCGGTGGTCGCGAGTTCACCGCCGACCACGTGGTGTGCGCCACGGGGTATCCGCCGGACCTGGAGCGGTTCGGGTTCCTGAACCCGCGGCTGCGGTCCCGGTTGCGGACCTTGGCGCGCACGCCGCGGGTGGACGCCCACTTCGAGTCCTCGGTGCCGGGCCTGTTCTTCGTCGGTGCCTCGGTGGCGCCGAGCCACGGGCCGGTGATGCGGTTCGTCTACGGCTCGGACCACGCGGTGCGGCGGGTCAGCGCGCGGCTGTCGTCCTC
This window of the Saccharopolyspora gloriosae genome carries:
- a CDS encoding 2-oxoacid:acceptor oxidoreductase subunit alpha, translated to MVIRFAGDSGDGMQLTGDRFTSEAAAFGNDLATLPNFPAEIRAPAGTLPGVSSFQLHFADYDILTPGDRPDVLVAMNPAALKSNLGDLPHGGILIVNTDEFTKRNLTKVGYAHNPLESGELEPYVVHHVPMAELTRGAAEPAGVGRKDAERAKNMFALGLLSWMYHRPTEGTERFLREKFAKKPDIAEANVLAFRAGWNYGETTEAFAVTYEVAPATLPNGTYRQITGNVALAYGLVAAGQRSGLPMFLGTYPITPASDVLHELAKHKNFGITTFQAEDEIAGVGAALGAAFGGSLGVTTTSGPGLALKSETIGLAVTLELPLLICDIQRGGPSTGLPTKTEQADLLQALYGRNGESPVPVLAPQSPADCFDVALEAARIALRYRTPVLLLSDGAIANGSEPWLIPDITKLPDLRVTFATEPNAPDGSGDFWPYVRDPETLAREWAVPGNPGTEHRIGGLEKADGSGAISYDPDNHDKMVRLRQAKIDGVEVPDLEVDDPSGRAEVLVLGWGSSYGPIGAACRRVRGQGVPIAQAHLRYLNPMPGNLGEVLRRYDKVIVPEMNLGQLAMLLRSRFLVDVHSHTKVAGLPFQAEELQNVLTDVVQGVSA
- a CDS encoding thiamine pyrophosphate-dependent enzyme codes for the protein MTTTDLGLPEVGGLHGVPTSDEKQTAKDYKSDQEVRWCPGCGDYIVLNAVQSFLPTLGLKRENIVFISGIGCSSRFPYYMNTYGMHSIHGRAPAIATGLATQRPDLSVWVVTGDGDALSIGGNHLIHALRRNVNLKILLFNNRIYGLTKGQYSPTSEVGKVTKSTPAGSLDTPFNPVSLALGAEASFVARTLDSDRAHVTETLQAAAEHRGSALVEIYQNCPIFNDGAFDVLKDKDEKQRRIIPLSHGEPIVFGPEGEQSAVVRNAAGELAVAPFAEVASGDVVVHDAEREDSSFAYALSRLGGVNLDPTVTGVFRSVSRPTYDDAARQQTSAARQSNPPDLQGLLTGNDTWTI
- a CDS encoding phosphatase PAP2 family protein; this translates as MAAASRREPAHQDGPADPAPDDDLGTAASRNGHVPESRARRDSDSAPPQAGIRDLIAAYPWLPVVLGLLLSALGVWCFTGLTEQVYQGGPLVRLDEHLLRVSLGLRSGLLVGALAVLTWLGDVLVVLPLSLAIGVLIGVTRHRWSPLVLLALSSAGTGLAVYLIKIMIARPRPLVVDAVVVEDGFGFPSGHSAHAAALYLMLGAFALRLLRTRWARNALFTAAVLAIVITGFSRVMLGVHSPTDVLAGWTLGASWTVLLLSLWLFAEHLPRLIDSLVARKRRASGD
- a CDS encoding polysaccharide deacetylase family protein, with protein sequence MTRTAQQPTRRRVPQSFPYVLMYHSVSEYTDDPYLVTVEPARFERQLRWLRARGCTGVSMRELLAARRAGRGRGLVGLTFDDAYTDFADTVHPLLRRYGWTATVFVISGMMGGHNDWDPAGPRKSLMTEDEVARVAAEGMEIGSHSVGHRRLTELDPVELAAEVGKSRPVLQALSGQPVNGFCYPYGAVDAAAVGAVREAGYGYGCAIWRCEFSGPHALPRTYVGDRDGALRLDAKRVRHGLTATRAAEIPAPRFLRFR
- a CDS encoding nucleotide sugar dehydrogenase, with the protein product MTQHHLALAVNGRERQLSGRLVAYQDRSEEDAVRRVSGLGTRVPKARQETVVILGLGYVGLPTACGLAARRSSVVGVDISEARLRAVADGDVDLPDAERAVLHDALADGSLRLVDDPEALAEADTVVVCVPTPVDEDRVPDLAALRGACATAVAHARPGQTIILTSTTFVGTTRELLVEPLRRRGLGVGTEVHVAFSPERIDPGNHDHVQRDTPRIVGGVTPECSARAARVIGDLTNSVYLVGSPESAELTKLYENIFRAVNLALANEIADICGALSLDPIEVTIAAGTKPYGFLGSFPGPGVGGHCIPCDPHYLLWQLREKGVAAPVIDQAMRSIDLRPDQVVRRAESMLAAAGTGAIGARVLMAGVSYKAGVRDLRESPALPIIAGLTRLGVDVRYHDPLIGEVELPDGSRLTGEPEPRGADWDLVIVHTVHPGFDYAWAGDCPQVLDATYQFDLAPHRQVV
- a CDS encoding carboxylate--amine ligase; the encoded protein is MGPEPEGIDTATPAVVFKLDPNVLHHGGLGLIRSLGRVGVPVYAVHEDPMAPAAHSRYLRGRWWWRPELADPERINLGLAALAERLGRPAVLFPTDDAAAIHLAEHGAALRHWFRFPDPSPELPREIAGKFTLQDVCRDLGVPTPRAELVRTRAEAAEFAAETGFPLVAKLATPWTSGGRAKVRSTSILRSRAELLEIAEVCESQDAGLLMLQEYVPGGSGNDWFFHAYRGSAGCRPAFTGVKLRSYPAHAGLTTLGRCASNTVLRAQASELLRRLDFRGIADLDFRFDSRDGTYRLLDFNPRLGAQFRLFRDSAGMDVALAAYLDLTGQPVPEGIPPVGRRFLVENYDPIGALGYWRRGDLGLLGWARSLWGVDEMAWFARDDLAPFALMCGWMGRRALTRRLAPRPSVQVVEPPRFRARAERDARTGNRQRRRSPYAVKEGH
- a CDS encoding NAD(P)-binding domain-containing protein, which produces MNDTVDVAVVGAGPYGLSLAAHLRAGGVSYRHFGIPMDLWRSKMPRGMFLKSQGFASNLSDPDRSHTLRNFCQETGRGYADYGVPVSLETFTAYADWFRDQRGLDVEQVLVTDLDRRDGVFELELADGSRAKARSVVVAAGVQHFARTPEVFADLPPELCTHSSEHTDLARFDGAEVLVMGAGQSALESAALLHENGASVRLIARARDVAWNNRPLLPDRPLLRRMREPEAGLGSGLSTWFYSEHPDLFRHLPEGQRVFRARTALGPAGAWWLRSRVEGVFPVHVGHTVDWAKTVGEQVKLGVRTFGGGGREFTADHVVCATGYPPDLERFGFLNPRLRSRLRTLARTPRVDAHFESSVPGLFFVGASVAPSHGPVMRFVYGSDHAVRRVSARLSSSAPKSRVPAGAAG